A window of Paenibacillus polygoni contains these coding sequences:
- a CDS encoding AraC family transcriptional regulator has translation MMLFTPEHQRFFMTSREQPLPLYIESIGVNLNQESIVRSAGYPCYHWLQTMEGEGEFTFAGKTYPLPPGTGVLVAPGEPHEYKRLEAGTSWSTLYITFSGPQTSAILATLELDPSACYQWDPSSELQFFGQQVLGSIGSDRDLTGLEASGDLYRFLLLLKKYGTTGNSPSLSHSLERLAPLLQFMEEKLSDPNVGLSEMAAVLSVSPRYVNTLFKQSFGETAYGYFILKRIRRAKEILTSRPNMTVKETAEAVGFRDASHFVATFRKIEGVTPEQFRKLY, from the coding sequence ATGATGCTGTTTACTCCAGAACATCAACGTTTTTTTATGACGAGCAGAGAACAACCGTTGCCATTATATATTGAAAGTATTGGAGTGAATTTAAATCAAGAATCAATCGTGCGTTCCGCAGGATATCCTTGTTACCACTGGCTGCAGACCATGGAAGGGGAGGGAGAGTTTACTTTTGCCGGAAAAACGTACCCGCTTCCCCCTGGAACCGGTGTACTTGTGGCCCCAGGTGAACCGCATGAATACAAAAGATTAGAGGCAGGTACTTCATGGTCTACTCTATATATTACGTTTAGCGGTCCGCAGACGAGTGCCATTCTAGCAACACTTGAACTTGATCCATCGGCATGTTATCAGTGGGACCCTTCGTCGGAGCTTCAGTTCTTTGGACAACAAGTTCTTGGGTCCATCGGCAGTGATCGCGATTTAACGGGTCTTGAAGCGTCTGGGGATCTATACCGTTTTCTTTTGCTGCTCAAAAAATATGGAACGACAGGAAATTCACCTTCGTTGTCTCACTCTCTTGAAAGGCTTGCTCCACTGCTTCAGTTTATGGAAGAAAAATTGAGTGATCCGAATGTTGGCTTATCAGAAATGGCAGCTGTACTGTCGGTTAGTCCTCGATACGTCAATACCCTTTTCAAGCAATCTTTTGGAGAGACTGCCTATGGATATTTCATCCTGAAACGAATTCGCAGAGCGAAAGAAATTCTCACATCACGCCCGAATATGACGGTTAAGGAAACAGCAGAAGCTGTCGGCTTTCGGGATGCAAGCCATTTTGTAGCTACGTTTCGTAAAATCGAAGGGGTAACACCCGAACAATTTCGTAAATTGTACTGA
- a CDS encoding alpha/beta hydrolase: MSELFIWPGLPPYAAEGYEADRPTLRAYLAEGAKSAVIVCPGGGYGHLADHEGEPVAKWLNESGISAFVLKYRISPHKEPAPLADARRAIQYVRAHAQEYGIEKGRIAMLGFSAGGHLTANAGTSWVLGDESPKDPVASESSKLDAMILCYPVITMEDYGHLGSREALLGKGASSDLIQKYSNEKQVCKETPPAFIWHTYADEAVPVQNSLAMSMALSESRVPHELHIFEEGRHGIGLAEEFAETTGKWKELCITWLRKQGW; this comes from the coding sequence ATGTCTGAACTATTCATTTGGCCTGGTCTGCCTCCTTATGCAGCAGAGGGATATGAAGCAGATCGACCTACACTGAGAGCCTACCTAGCGGAAGGTGCCAAAAGTGCGGTTATCGTTTGCCCAGGCGGCGGATACGGCCATCTAGCGGATCATGAAGGAGAACCTGTAGCAAAGTGGCTGAATGAATCGGGCATTTCGGCATTTGTATTAAAATACCGAATTTCTCCGCACAAAGAACCTGCACCTCTCGCTGATGCTAGACGGGCCATACAGTATGTAAGAGCCCATGCACAGGAATATGGGATTGAAAAAGGTCGGATTGCTATGCTCGGATTCTCTGCTGGAGGACATTTGACTGCGAATGCGGGAACTTCGTGGGTTCTTGGTGATGAGAGCCCGAAAGACCCTGTAGCCTCGGAGAGTTCAAAGCTGGATGCAATGATTCTTTGTTACCCTGTGATTACGATGGAGGATTACGGCCATTTAGGTTCAAGAGAAGCATTGCTTGGTAAAGGCGCTTCGAGCGATCTCATTCAAAAGTATAGTAACGAAAAGCAAGTATGCAAGGAAACACCGCCTGCTTTTATTTGGCACACGTATGCAGATGAGGCAGTCCCTGTTCAGAACAGCCTTGCGATGTCTATGGCGTTAAGTGAATCAAGAGTTCCTCATGAGCTTCATATTTTTGAAGAAGGACGGCATGGAATTGGACTGGCTGAGGAGTTCGCAGAAACAACAGGAAAGTGGAAGGAACTATGTATTACCTGGCTTCGGAAGCAGGGATGGTAG
- a CDS encoding SMP-30/gluconolactonase/LRE family protein has product MSELELVLDAKAKLGEGPSWDAEAGRLFWVDIEGFKLHAYDPQTGEDTVYDIGQHIGAVVPYEKERVIVALRDGYHVYNLHTGELQLIHDPEEGRKDNRFNDGKCDPAGRFWAGTMSLEGKDKQGAFYCLEDGEVSTIFTEVSTSNGLGWSPDHKTMYYIDTPTGKIDRLDYDEKTGKVSNRRTAVDFPDNVGFPDGMTVDAEGMIWIAHWGGSQVSRWNPDTGKMLSHIEVPAEQVTCCCFGGKNLDELYITTARNGLSAEQLKKTPHAGGLFRIKPGVKGMPTFRYKQK; this is encoded by the coding sequence ATGTCAGAACTTGAACTTGTATTAGATGCAAAAGCGAAGCTTGGAGAGGGTCCCAGCTGGGATGCAGAAGCGGGCCGTTTATTTTGGGTAGACATTGAAGGGTTTAAGCTGCATGCTTATGATCCGCAGACGGGCGAGGATACCGTTTATGATATCGGACAACATATCGGAGCTGTTGTACCATACGAGAAAGAACGCGTTATCGTTGCGCTTCGAGATGGGTATCATGTGTACAACCTCCATACCGGAGAGCTGCAGCTTATTCATGACCCGGAAGAGGGTCGTAAGGATAACCGGTTCAACGATGGTAAATGTGACCCCGCAGGCCGCTTTTGGGCAGGGACGATGAGTCTTGAAGGAAAAGACAAGCAAGGCGCTTTTTATTGTCTGGAAGACGGAGAAGTCAGTACCATCTTTACCGAAGTTTCCACCTCTAATGGTTTAGGTTGGAGTCCTGATCATAAAACCATGTATTATATTGATACACCTACAGGGAAGATAGACCGGCTTGATTACGATGAAAAGACAGGCAAAGTGTCTAATCGCAGAACAGCAGTGGATTTTCCTGATAATGTTGGTTTTCCTGATGGCATGACCGTAGATGCAGAAGGGATGATCTGGATTGCACATTGGGGCGGATCTCAAGTAAGCCGCTGGAATCCGGACACAGGGAAAATGCTCTCACATATAGAGGTTCCTGCGGAGCAAGTGACTTGTTGCTGCTTTGGAGGTAAAAATTTGGACGAGCTGTATATCACTACAGCGCGAAACGGACTAAGCGCCGAACAACTCAAAAAAACGCCGCACGCAGGCGGACTGTTTCGAATCAAACCGGGTGTAAAAGGAATGCCAACTTTTCGGTATAAACAAAAATAA
- the ahpF gene encoding alkyl hydroperoxide reductase subunit F, protein MILEADIKAQLEQYLQLLEGDVVLKVCAGDDEVSRDMLSLVDELATMSSRIKVEKAQLERTPSFSVNRVSENTGVVFAGIPLGHEFTSLVLALLQVSGRPPKVDQKVIDQVKSIQDELHFESYISLSCHNCPDVVQALNVMSVLNPNITHTMIDGAAFKEEVESKDIMAVPTVFLNGESFGSGRMTLEEILAKVGSTPDASEFNNKEPYDVLVVGGGPAGASAAIYAARKGIRTGIIAERFGGQIMDTLGIENFISVKHTEGPKLAASLEEHVKEYDIDLMNLQRAKRLEKKDLIEIELENGAVVKSKTVILSTGARWRNVGVPGEAEFKNKGVAYCPHCDGPLFEGKHVAVIGGGNSGIEAAIDLAGIVKHVTVLEFMPELKADSVLQERLYSLPNVTVLKNVQTKEITGTDKVNGISYIERDTGTVQHIELQGVFVQIGLVPNTDWLGDTIERTRMGEIIVDKHGATSLPGVFAAGDCTDSAYKQIIISMGSGATASLGAFDYLIRN, encoded by the coding sequence ATGATACTAGAAGCAGATATTAAAGCTCAATTAGAACAATATCTTCAGCTTCTGGAAGGCGACGTAGTACTTAAAGTATGTGCGGGAGACGATGAAGTCTCCCGTGACATGCTTTCCCTAGTGGACGAGCTTGCTACGATGTCCTCCAGAATTAAAGTTGAAAAAGCACAATTGGAAAGAACACCAAGCTTCAGTGTTAACCGTGTTTCTGAAAACACTGGTGTTGTTTTTGCTGGTATTCCTTTAGGACATGAATTTACTTCCTTGGTACTCGCTTTGCTTCAAGTAAGCGGCAGACCTCCAAAAGTAGATCAAAAGGTAATTGATCAAGTGAAAAGTATTCAAGATGAGCTTCATTTTGAATCTTACATCAGCTTGTCTTGCCACAACTGTCCTGATGTCGTTCAAGCGCTAAACGTAATGAGCGTACTGAATCCGAACATCACACATACCATGATCGATGGTGCTGCATTTAAGGAAGAAGTGGAGAGCAAAGATATTATGGCTGTTCCTACTGTTTTCTTGAATGGAGAATCATTTGGAAGCGGCCGTATGACACTGGAAGAAATTCTTGCAAAAGTAGGAAGCACTCCAGATGCATCCGAGTTCAACAATAAAGAACCATATGATGTACTCGTTGTCGGCGGTGGACCAGCAGGTGCTAGTGCTGCTATTTATGCTGCACGTAAAGGAATTCGTACAGGTATTATTGCAGAACGTTTCGGCGGACAAATTATGGATACACTGGGTATCGAGAACTTTATCAGTGTGAAACATACCGAAGGTCCGAAACTGGCTGCAAGCCTCGAAGAACACGTAAAAGAGTACGATATTGATCTGATGAACCTGCAGCGTGCAAAACGTCTGGAGAAAAAAGACCTTATCGAAATCGAGCTGGAAAACGGTGCTGTGGTTAAGAGTAAGACGGTTATTCTTTCCACAGGTGCTAGATGGCGTAATGTTGGCGTACCGGGCGAAGCCGAGTTTAAAAACAAAGGCGTAGCTTACTGCCCTCACTGCGACGGCCCATTGTTTGAAGGAAAACATGTTGCTGTAATCGGCGGTGGTAACTCTGGTATTGAAGCTGCCATTGACCTTGCTGGTATCGTAAAACATGTAACAGTACTTGAGTTCATGCCTGAGCTTAAAGCAGACTCTGTTCTTCAAGAGCGCCTTTACAGCTTGCCAAACGTTACGGTTCTTAAAAATGTTCAAACCAAGGAAATTACAGGTACCGACAAAGTAAATGGTATTTCCTATATTGAACGCGATACAGGAACGGTTCAACATATCGAACTTCAAGGGGTATTTGTTCAAATCGGTCTTGTTCCAAATACAGATTGGTTAGGCGACACGATTGAACGTACGAGAATGGGTGAAATTATTGTAGATAAACACGGTGCAACAAGCCTTCCTGGCGTATTTGCTGCCGGCGACTGCACAGACAGTGCCTACAAACAAATCATTATCTCAATGGGATCAGGTGCAACAGCTTCACTTGGAGCATTTGACTATCTTATCCGCAATTAA
- the ahpC gene encoding alkyl hydroperoxide reductase subunit C, whose protein sequence is MSLIGKEVQEFKANAFQKGEFIEVTEQNFKGQWSVVCFYPADFTFVCPTELEDLQNQYATLKDLGVEVYSVSTDTHFTHKAWHDHSETIGKIEYIMIGDPSQKISRIFDVLDEEAGLADRGTFIIDPDGVIQTVEINAGGIGRDASTLVNKIKAAQYVRNNPGEVCPAKWQEGSATLKPSLDLVGKI, encoded by the coding sequence ATGTCTCTAATCGGAAAAGAAGTCCAAGAATTTAAAGCTAACGCTTTTCAAAAAGGTGAATTTATCGAAGTAACTGAACAAAACTTTAAAGGTCAATGGAGCGTTGTATGCTTCTACCCTGCTGACTTCACTTTCGTATGCCCAACTGAACTTGAAGATCTTCAAAATCAATATGCTACACTGAAAGATCTTGGCGTAGAAGTATACTCTGTATCTACTGATACTCACTTTACACATAAAGCTTGGCACGATCATTCCGAAACTATCGGTAAAATCGAATACATCATGATCGGTGACCCTTCCCAAAAAATCTCCCGTATCTTTGATGTACTAGACGAAGAAGCTGGTCTTGCTGACCGCGGTACTTTCATCATCGATCCAGATGGTGTTATCCAAACCGTAGAAATTAATGCTGGCGGTATTGGCCGTGACGCAAGTACACTTGTTAACAAAATCAAAGCAGCACAATATGTTCGTAACAACCCAGGTGAAGTATGCCCGGCTAAATGGCAAGAAGGTAGTGCAACACTGAAACCAAGCCTTGATCTTGTAGGCAAAATCTAA
- the rsmD gene encoding 16S rRNA (guanine(966)-N(2))-methyltransferase RsmD has protein sequence MRVISGTAKGRPLKAVPGTGTRPTTDKVKEAVFSMIGPYFEGGNVLDLFAGSGGLGIEALSRGMEKGIFIDLEPKSIEVIRANLKATKLESKAEVYRNEAGRALKLLAKRAYKFDVVFLDPPYRMKNADELMLAMQENDMLSEDAIVVVEYDADHEYEENFGHFAQTRKTTYGDTAISVYHYSPSTEAVEEDTSHNETSQEIQVDE, from the coding sequence GTGAGAGTGATATCAGGCACAGCAAAAGGAAGACCGCTTAAAGCAGTTCCCGGAACAGGGACACGCCCGACAACCGATAAGGTGAAGGAAGCGGTCTTTAGTATGATTGGACCTTATTTTGAAGGTGGAAATGTGCTCGATCTGTTCGCTGGCAGCGGCGGACTTGGCATAGAGGCACTTAGCAGAGGGATGGAAAAGGGGATATTTATCGACCTTGAACCCAAAAGTATTGAAGTTATTCGAGCTAACTTGAAGGCTACCAAGCTTGAGAGTAAGGCAGAAGTGTATCGTAATGAGGCTGGCAGAGCTTTGAAACTGCTCGCAAAACGTGCTTACAAGTTTGATGTTGTTTTTCTAGATCCGCCTTACCGGATGAAAAATGCAGATGAACTCATGCTGGCGATGCAGGAGAACGATATGTTATCTGAAGATGCAATTGTAGTTGTTGAATATGATGCAGATCATGAGTATGAAGAAAACTTTGGACATTTTGCCCAAACTCGAAAAACTACCTATGGTGATACAGCTATATCGGTATACCATTATTCTCCCAGCACTGAAGCAGTGGAGGAAGATACAAGTCATAATGAAACAAGTCAGGAGATACAAGTCGATGAATAA
- the coaD gene encoding pantetheine-phosphate adenylyltransferase, which yields MNKEVHSGERVAVYPGSFDPVTMGHLDIITRASKQFDRLVVAVLNNKSKNPLFSVEERVELLEMVTKDLPNVEVDSFRDLTASYVRVKGADVIVRGIRSVTDFEYELQLASLNKKLNKDAETIFMMTDPIYSYLSSSVVKEIASFNGDVTDLVSKEVEEALRRKVNEKKALE from the coding sequence ATGAATAAAGAAGTACACTCAGGCGAGAGAGTAGCCGTCTATCCGGGTAGTTTTGATCCCGTAACGATGGGGCATCTCGATATCATTACAAGAGCTTCCAAACAGTTTGATCGTCTGGTGGTTGCTGTTTTGAACAATAAAAGCAAGAATCCTCTATTTTCGGTAGAGGAGCGTGTTGAATTACTGGAGATGGTTACGAAGGATCTGCCCAATGTAGAAGTGGATAGTTTTCGTGATCTTACTGCGAGCTATGTACGCGTTAAAGGGGCCGATGTTATTGTGCGCGGAATTCGGTCGGTAACGGATTTTGAATACGAATTGCAGCTCGCGTCCTTGAATAAGAAATTGAATAAGGACGCCGAGACTATTTTTATGATGACCGATCCGATTTATTCCTATCTTAGTTCCAGTGTGGTTAAGGAAATTGCAAGCTTTAATGGAGATGTAACAGACCTAGTGTCCAAAGAAGTGGAAGAAGCGCTTAGACGTAAAGTTAATGAGAAAAAGGCCCTCGAGTAG
- a CDS encoding nucleoside recognition domain-containing protein yields MNLNKKTSAGMRSLIPPYLITVLLGIGALFLVVAIISTPEEAFEASIQGLDIWWKMVFPALLPFLMLSQMLTAYGFTHGLGVLIDPLMKKGFRMPGATGMGLAMGMSAGFPSGADTAVQLYEQKLITSKEASRLAALTHFTNPMTLLVVIGAAFYQNPVVGYVLILVHWAAGILSGFILARFADKNDAVSVSNTNPHLHESAVPKKGLLYSMYQTAAMTRKKDGRSFGKLLGDTVSHAVQVLMMTGGSMIVFSVLIRLIGKYITPFLPDYLWSSFFEIHLGAYALRSTDIISQPIQFGLLAAAIGWGGLSSHWQVSALLKPYGISTSIFTFGRILHACISYILVLILWTPIKMWLVSTKTVFNDASTAVNSISEPVINGFQYAGWFGLLLILLLTTFILLSKWIAGWKSTRGPFSH; encoded by the coding sequence TTGAACCTTAATAAGAAAACAAGTGCAGGTATGCGCTCCTTGATTCCTCCCTATCTCATCACAGTACTGCTGGGTATAGGTGCTCTTTTCCTCGTAGTCGCTATTATTTCTACACCCGAAGAGGCGTTTGAAGCCTCTATACAAGGACTTGATATCTGGTGGAAAATGGTGTTTCCTGCCTTGCTGCCCTTCCTAATGCTGTCCCAGATGCTGACTGCTTACGGTTTTACCCACGGACTGGGTGTACTTATCGACCCCTTAATGAAAAAAGGTTTCCGAATGCCGGGAGCAACCGGTATGGGACTAGCCATGGGCATGAGTGCTGGTTTCCCTTCCGGAGCCGATACTGCAGTACAGCTGTATGAACAAAAGTTAATCACGTCAAAAGAAGCCTCCCGGCTTGCTGCGCTCACGCATTTTACCAATCCTATGACACTTCTCGTTGTCATTGGTGCCGCTTTTTATCAAAATCCCGTTGTCGGTTACGTGCTCATCCTGGTTCACTGGGCAGCTGGTATCCTTTCCGGATTCATTCTCGCGAGATTTGCTGACAAGAATGATGCCGTATCGGTAAGTAATACGAACCCGCACTTACACGAATCAGCCGTTCCAAAAAAAGGTCTTCTCTACTCCATGTATCAAACCGCTGCTATGACTAGAAAAAAAGACGGCCGAAGTTTTGGGAAACTGCTCGGAGATACAGTAAGTCATGCCGTTCAAGTATTAATGATGACAGGCGGCTCAATGATCGTATTTTCTGTCCTAATAAGGTTGATTGGAAAATACATCACTCCATTTTTGCCGGATTATCTCTGGTCTTCTTTTTTCGAAATACACCTTGGGGCTTATGCTCTTCGTTCCACTGATATCATCTCGCAGCCAATCCAGTTCGGGCTACTTGCAGCGGCGATCGGCTGGGGAGGGCTCAGTTCACACTGGCAAGTCTCAGCTCTCTTGAAGCCATACGGAATCAGCACATCTATCTTTACTTTTGGACGAATATTACATGCATGTATTTCCTATATTCTTGTCCTGATCCTGTGGACACCCATTAAAATGTGGCTTGTCTCCACTAAAACCGTGTTCAATGACGCTTCCACCGCAGTAAACAGCATCTCAGAACCTGTAATAAACGGTTTTCAGTATGCAGGATGGTTCGGGCTACTTCTCATTTTGCTGCTAACAACGTTCATTTTGTTATCCAAATGGATTGCCGGATGGAAGTCTACTCGAGGGCCTTTTTCTCATTAA